Proteins encoded in a region of the Mucilaginibacter sabulilitoris genome:
- a CDS encoding RagB/SusD family nutrient uptake outer membrane protein: protein MKKIHLKIIVPLVLVALCLAYSCKKNLLTQNPIGNLSPDNLSNAAGVNGLLIGAYSLLDGVGGIGGGSNASGSNWMFGSVAGGDAYKGSQPSDGGQDALPVGNFTANTFNIYIQNRYTILFNGVARANDVLKTIPLAKDLPADQAKVLSAEAKFLRAFYYLELRRTYGQVAYVDETTVDTNVPNTAEVFPKIEADFKAAMADLPATQPQAGRANKWAAQAYLAKTYMCEHKFSDAVTILRDLITNGVTARGQKYALNDVFQQNFSPEAAQKNSAESVFAAQSSVNDGASGQNGNAGDDLNFPYGDGAPGGCCGWFNPSQSLGNSFKTDANGLPLLDTYNTVGQDVSNGATPWTGNVDPRLDITVGRPGVPYLDWGNPKPNWIRDATNGVFNPRKNVYSLSERGSNSDVTPGIWNNVQLVSNNINLMRFSDILLMAAEAEIEAGSTATAETDVNLVRARAANPKGWVYKGSTYAPGSSTYTINATPADKYKVSPYPAGSFNDKTYARKAVRFERKMEFGMEGMRFFDLQRWDGASAGLPGKLTSDGTMAAAINAFFAYDVRINSQLQGAHFTPNKNEYYPIPGQQIDLSKSLAGKAILVQNNGY from the coding sequence ATGAAAAAAATACATTTAAAAATCATAGTACCCCTGGTTTTAGTGGCGCTATGCTTGGCATATAGTTGTAAAAAGAACCTTTTAACCCAAAACCCGATCGGGAATTTAAGTCCCGATAATCTTTCGAACGCCGCGGGTGTGAATGGGTTGCTAATAGGTGCCTACTCCTTATTAGATGGTGTAGGTGGTATTGGGGGTGGTTCAAACGCGTCGGGTTCAAACTGGATGTTCGGTAGTGTTGCCGGTGGCGATGCTTACAAAGGCTCTCAACCATCAGATGGTGGTCAGGATGCTTTGCCGGTTGGTAACTTTACTGCAAACACATTTAATATTTATATTCAAAACAGATATACTATATTATTTAATGGCGTTGCAAGAGCTAATGACGTATTAAAGACTATTCCTTTGGCAAAAGACCTTCCTGCTGATCAGGCAAAAGTATTATCTGCTGAGGCTAAGTTTTTACGTGCCTTCTATTACCTGGAGCTGAGAAGGACTTATGGTCAAGTGGCTTATGTTGATGAAACTACAGTTGATACTAACGTGCCAAATACTGCAGAAGTTTTTCCTAAAATAGAAGCTGACTTTAAAGCTGCAATGGCTGATTTGCCTGCTACACAGCCACAAGCTGGCCGTGCAAATAAATGGGCAGCACAAGCCTATTTGGCAAAAACTTATATGTGTGAGCATAAGTTTTCTGATGCGGTGACAATTCTTCGCGATTTAATAACAAATGGTGTTACGGCACGTGGCCAGAAATATGCGCTTAACGATGTGTTTCAGCAAAACTTTAGCCCTGAGGCCGCTCAGAAAAACAGTGCCGAATCGGTATTTGCTGCACAAAGCTCTGTAAATGATGGTGCCAGTGGTCAAAACGGTAACGCAGGTGATGACTTGAACTTCCCTTATGGTGACGGCGCTCCGGGTGGATGCTGCGGATGGTTTAACCCATCTCAATCATTGGGTAACTCATTCAAAACAGACGCAAACGGATTACCATTATTAGACACTTACAATACAGTAGGTCAGGATGTAAGCAATGGTGCAACTCCGTGGACTGGTAATGTTGACCCACGTTTGGACATTACTGTTGGCCGCCCGGGTGTTCCGTATCTTGATTGGGGTAATCCAAAACCAAACTGGATACGTGACGCAACAAATGGTGTTTTCAACCCACGTAAAAATGTTTATTCATTGTCTGAGAGAGGCTCAAATTCTGACGTTACCCCAGGTATATGGAACAACGTGCAGTTGGTATCAAACAATATTAACCTGATGCGTTTTTCTGACATTCTGTTAATGGCAGCTGAAGCTGAAATTGAGGCAGGAAGCACAGCAACTGCAGAGACTGATGTTAACCTTGTTAGGGCCCGCGCGGCCAATCCAAAAGGATGGGTTTATAAAGGCTCAACTTACGCTCCGGGTTCATCAACTTATACTATAAACGCAACTCCGGCTGATAAGTACAAAGTAAGCCCATATCCGGCAGGCTCATTTAATGATAAAACCTACGCCCGTAAAGCAGTGAGGTTTGAAAGGAAAATGGAATTTGGTATGGAGGGCATGCGTTTCTTCGATTTGCAACGCTGGGATGGTGCCTCTGCCGGCTTGCCAGGTAAATTAACCAGTGACGGTACTATGGCTGCAGCTATTAATGCCTTCTTTGCTTATGATGTGAGAATAAATTCACAATTGCAGGGTGCTCATTTCACTCCTAATAAAAATGAATATTATCCAATCCCGGGTCAGCAAATAGATTTGTCAAAATCTTTGGCAGGCAAAGCTATCCTGGTACAAAACAATGGTTATTAA
- a CDS encoding SusC/RagA family TonB-linked outer membrane protein yields MFKSLLLKGRFLGVLLCCLISSLVVTAQTKYKGKVIGSDDKLPIVGASIRIKGTTTGAVTDVNGDFTLSLNPGNTLVISYIGYQTTEINVGTDVNLRITLQAGNNSLNEVVVTGYGSQRKKDITGSVAVVNVATFKSVPAGNSTSLLQGQAAGVTVTNSGSPGGSSAVNIRGIGSIFSTAPLVIVDGTPGTMDDINVNDIESIQVLKDAGSAAIYGVRASNGVIVITTKKGKAGKAQITYDGLYGTTRPLPDGFKLADTKTYMQAEFESYRNDGKVGGGVNGNVNKQFDPLGTGTYTIPDFISPAGAKTGDPGTTLADYTLNPQTGVGNQVTMANKQGTDWFHEVFKPATLQSHSVTASGGNDKNTYLMSVAYLNQQGTLIGTFDKRYSVRANTNFNINDHVRVGENAYFFNKNNPQINNQNEGNPVSYIYREPPIIPVFDIKGNYAGSRSPGLSNSSNPYAIVQRNLNNSKLRGNNQDWEVIGNVYGEVDFLKHLTLRTQFGGRLQNTYNRFFNPTPYENAEGNTGANSYTEVAGYGSFYTWTNTLKYNQLFGKHSINLLLGQENTSNYTRQVQGSRGNYAASLDPDYINLDTGSPAGVQNTNNSATNQLTSNTLQSYFAQLNYAFADKYLITATIRRDGSSFFAKGRRYGTFPSVTAGWRASQEDFLKGVSWLNDLKFRGGYGSLGSLSGVSTQPYNAFDLYLAGPGTQYYDIEGKGNAALLGASLNQKGNKETTWETDKVLNVGFDATILNNSLDISFEYFRKTITGLLFQSQLLAPAGVTKPPYVNAGDLRNNGFDINVNYHGSINDFKYTLGVNFSHYSNLVKALNSGQPYLDVNSGGSTRLQNFVRLQPGQPVGEFYGLQVEGLYQSQAEVDAGPKYSDAKPGLFKIKDVNGDGKIDLSDRTFIGNPNPKFTGGFNLSASYKGFDLSAFIYGVYGNKVVNYVKYWTSFPAVFDGNVSANIITDSWHAGADNSNATIPILTRAASLGNTGAFNSFYIENGSYLRLKSLQIGYTIPGAKLNKIGISKIRIFVLGNNLFTVTKYSGLDPELPNSTLNNNTNGDNTSFGIDFGNYPANEKRYSVGLQATF; encoded by the coding sequence ATGTTTAAAAGTTTACTCCTAAAAGGAAGGTTTCTGGGTGTGCTATTATGCTGCCTGATCTCTTCATTGGTAGTTACAGCCCAAACAAAGTACAAGGGTAAGGTTATCGGCAGCGATGACAAATTACCCATTGTTGGTGCGTCCATACGCATCAAAGGTACTACCACTGGCGCTGTAACAGATGTTAACGGTGATTTTACACTGAGCCTAAATCCAGGCAACACGCTGGTGATTTCCTACATCGGTTACCAAACAACCGAAATAAACGTAGGCACCGATGTAAATCTCAGGATCACGTTACAGGCGGGCAACAATTCACTTAACGAAGTGGTTGTTACCGGTTACGGTTCTCAACGTAAAAAGGACATCACAGGTTCGGTAGCTGTAGTTAACGTAGCCACATTCAAATCGGTGCCGGCCGGTAATAGTACCTCACTGTTACAAGGCCAGGCTGCAGGTGTTACTGTTACCAACTCGGGTTCACCAGGCGGTAGTTCAGCGGTTAACATCCGTGGTATTGGTTCTATATTTAGTACTGCACCACTCGTAATTGTTGATGGTACACCTGGCACGATGGATGATATTAACGTAAACGATATCGAATCTATCCAGGTACTGAAAGATGCGGGTTCAGCCGCCATTTATGGTGTGCGTGCTTCTAACGGTGTAATTGTGATCACTACTAAAAAAGGTAAGGCTGGTAAAGCTCAAATTACTTATGATGGCCTTTACGGCACTACAAGACCGTTACCTGATGGCTTTAAACTTGCTGATACCAAAACCTATATGCAGGCTGAATTTGAATCATATAGAAATGATGGTAAAGTTGGTGGCGGCGTAAATGGGAATGTGAACAAGCAATTTGATCCGCTGGGAACCGGTACGTATACCATTCCTGATTTTATTTCTCCAGCTGGTGCAAAAACCGGTGATCCTGGAACAACCCTGGCCGATTATACACTTAATCCGCAAACTGGTGTTGGTAACCAGGTAACCATGGCTAATAAACAAGGTACCGATTGGTTCCATGAAGTATTTAAACCGGCTACCCTGCAATCGCACAGTGTTACAGCAAGCGGTGGTAACGATAAAAATACTTATTTAATGTCAGTGGCTTATCTTAACCAACAAGGTACACTGATTGGTACTTTTGATAAACGCTATTCTGTAAGGGCAAACACCAACTTTAATATTAACGACCATGTTCGTGTTGGTGAAAATGCTTACTTCTTTAACAAAAATAACCCTCAGATCAACAACCAGAACGAAGGTAACCCGGTTTCATACATTTATCGTGAACCACCTATAATTCCGGTTTTTGATATTAAAGGTAATTATGCAGGTTCAAGGTCGCCCGGTTTAAGTAACTCCTCAAATCCATATGCTATTGTTCAGCGTAACCTGAATAATAGCAAGCTTAGAGGAAATAATCAGGATTGGGAAGTAATAGGCAACGTTTACGGTGAGGTTGACTTTTTGAAGCATTTAACATTGCGTACGCAATTTGGTGGACGCCTTCAAAATACTTATAACCGCTTTTTCAACCCAACTCCTTATGAAAACGCAGAAGGTAATACCGGAGCTAATTCATATACCGAGGTTGCCGGTTACGGATCTTTTTACACATGGACAAATACTTTGAAATATAATCAACTGTTTGGTAAACATAGTATTAACCTGTTATTAGGTCAGGAAAACACCAGTAACTACACCCGCCAGGTACAAGGCAGCAGAGGTAACTATGCAGCTTCACTTGATCCTGATTATATTAACCTGGATACAGGCTCGCCTGCTGGTGTGCAAAATACCAATAACAGTGCTACCAACCAGCTTACATCAAATACATTACAGTCATACTTTGCTCAACTTAACTATGCATTTGCTGATAAATATCTGATAACAGCTACTATCAGGCGTGATGGTTCATCATTCTTCGCCAAAGGTCGCCGCTACGGAACATTCCCGTCAGTAACCGCCGGTTGGAGGGCTTCACAGGAAGACTTTTTAAAAGGAGTGAGCTGGTTAAATGATTTGAAATTCCGTGGAGGTTATGGCTCTTTAGGATCATTAAGCGGCGTTAGTACTCAACCTTATAACGCATTTGACTTATATCTTGCTGGTCCTGGCACACAATATTACGATATTGAAGGCAAAGGAAACGCAGCGCTATTAGGTGCATCTCTTAATCAAAAGGGTAATAAAGAGACCACGTGGGAAACCGATAAGGTATTAAACGTTGGCTTTGACGCTACTATCCTGAATAATTCACTTGATATCTCTTTTGAATATTTCAGAAAAACAATAACCGGTCTATTATTCCAATCTCAATTGCTTGCTCCGGCAGGTGTTACTAAACCACCATATGTTAACGCCGGTGATTTACGTAACAATGGTTTTGATATTAACGTAAACTATCACGGCAGCATCAACGATTTTAAATATACTTTAGGGGTTAACTTTAGCCACTACAGTAACTTAGTTAAAGCGTTAAACTCTGGTCAGCCTTATTTGGATGTTAACAGCGGTGGTTCTACCCGTTTGCAAAACTTTGTTAGGTTACAGCCAGGCCAGCCGGTGGGCGAATTCTACGGCTTACAGGTAGAAGGATTATATCAGAGCCAGGCCGAAGTTGACGCAGGTCCTAAGTACTCTGACGCGAAACCTGGTTTATTCAAAATAAAAGATGTGAACGGTGATGGTAAGATAGATTTATCCGACCGTACGTTTATCGGTAACCCTAACCCTAAATTTACCGGCGGCTTTAACCTGAGTGCAAGCTACAAAGGTTTTGACCTGAGCGCGTTTATATATGGTGTATACGGAAACAAGGTAGTTAACTATGTTAAATACTGGACCAGTTTCCCTGCCGTATTTGATGGTAACGTAAGTGCCAATATCATAACCGATTCATGGCATGCGGGAGCTGATAACAGCAATGCTACAATCCCAATTTTAACCAGGGCGGCAAGCTTAGGTAATACTGGCGCTTTCAACTCTTTTTATATTGAAAATGGCTCATATCTGAGGTTGAAATCATTACAAATAGGTTATACCATTCCAGGTGCAAAATTAAACAAGATAGGTATTTCTAAAATCAGGATATTTGTATTAGGGAACAACTTGTTCACTGTTACTAAATACTCAGGTTTAGATCCGGAATTACCAAACTCAACACTTAATAACAATACTAATGGTGATAACACCAGCTTTGGTATTGACTTTGGTAACTATCCTGCCAACGAAAAAAGATATAGTGTAGGTCTTCAGGCAACGTTTTAA